The Nitrospirales bacterium genome includes a window with the following:
- a CDS encoding type IIA DNA topoisomerase subunit B yields MAKKYDASDIVVLEGIEPVRRRPAMYIGGTDKTGLHHLVWEILDNAIDEVINGHATTIVVDLDKTPNGIQITDNGRGIPVEKHPKFKKSALEIIMTTLHAGGKFETGSYIHSGGLHGVGASVVNALSRHLEVKVKRDGYEWTQTYQAGAAQGPVKRLEKARGTGTSVYFKPDPSIFGKTTLFDPVLLRDTLEAKAYLHKGLKLTFKDGTSGKTHHFVHEQGIQEYLVKLVTDRGRKPTADFVFYLDRKLKNTGDQTGNGFGMEVALQWTDEPAEFIRSYVNGVQTPNGGTHEIGLRGGIVKAVRNYIETHNLTPKGVSLQAEDIREGLAVVLSVLTLNPQFQGQTKERLNNPEVQGMTDNAIRPALETFLNENQSIAESLVGRMVLAARAREASREASKAVMRKSAVSHRLNLPGKLADCQSTDPTISELFIVEGDSAGGTAKQGRDLKTQAILPIRGKVLNTEDLTLAKVVENKELADLVKALGCSIGKDFDLKKLRYHKIILLMDADIDGYHISTLLLTFFFRHLPELIKQGHVYIGQPPLYRIEIGKEVHWAGTDEEKARILGEARSNAKPTISRFKGLGEMFPQQLRETTLQTSTRRLLKVELLDELNTDRIFHDLMGKKTEARYEFLMANAGQAENLDV; encoded by the coding sequence ATGGCTAAAAAATACGATGCGAGCGATATCGTGGTCCTCGAAGGCATTGAACCGGTCCGACGCAGACCTGCGATGTATATCGGAGGCACGGACAAAACAGGGTTGCACCATCTCGTGTGGGAAATTCTGGACAATGCCATTGACGAAGTGATCAATGGTCATGCCACCACCATCGTCGTGGACCTCGACAAAACCCCAAATGGCATCCAAATCACGGATAACGGACGCGGCATTCCTGTCGAAAAACATCCCAAGTTCAAAAAGTCCGCCCTGGAAATCATCATGACGACCCTGCATGCCGGCGGCAAGTTCGAAACAGGCAGCTACATTCATTCAGGCGGGCTTCATGGCGTTGGTGCCTCTGTCGTGAACGCGCTCTCCCGGCATCTGGAAGTCAAAGTCAAACGCGATGGGTATGAATGGACGCAGACCTACCAGGCCGGCGCGGCTCAAGGCCCCGTCAAACGCCTGGAGAAAGCCCGCGGCACGGGCACATCGGTCTATTTCAAACCCGATCCATCCATATTCGGAAAGACCACGCTGTTTGACCCGGTCTTATTGCGGGATACGTTGGAAGCCAAAGCCTACCTGCATAAAGGCCTCAAACTGACCTTTAAAGACGGGACTTCAGGAAAGACGCACCACTTCGTTCACGAACAAGGCATTCAGGAATACCTGGTCAAGCTCGTGACCGACCGCGGCCGCAAACCCACGGCTGACTTCGTATTTTATCTCGATCGCAAGCTGAAGAACACAGGAGACCAGACGGGAAACGGCTTTGGAATGGAAGTGGCCCTTCAATGGACGGACGAGCCAGCCGAATTCATCCGCAGTTACGTGAACGGCGTCCAAACCCCCAACGGCGGCACGCATGAAATCGGACTCCGTGGCGGCATCGTCAAGGCGGTGAGAAATTATATTGAAACCCACAATCTCACACCCAAAGGAGTCAGCCTCCAGGCCGAGGACATCCGTGAAGGGCTGGCTGTCGTATTAAGCGTGCTGACCTTGAATCCGCAGTTTCAGGGGCAAACCAAAGAACGCCTCAATAATCCGGAAGTCCAAGGCATGACCGACAATGCGATTCGTCCGGCCCTGGAGACCTTTCTGAATGAAAACCAATCGATCGCTGAATCATTAGTTGGCCGCATGGTTCTCGCGGCACGAGCCCGTGAGGCCTCACGAGAAGCCTCCAAAGCCGTGATGCGTAAAAGCGCCGTGAGCCACAGGCTGAACCTTCCGGGAAAGCTGGCGGATTGCCAGAGCACAGACCCGACGATCAGCGAACTCTTCATCGTCGAAGGCGACTCGGCGGGTGGAACCGCAAAGCAGGGGCGAGACCTCAAAACGCAGGCCATCCTACCCATTCGAGGAAAAGTGTTGAACACCGAAGACCTCACACTCGCCAAAGTCGTCGAAAACAAAGAACTGGCGGATCTCGTCAAAGCCTTAGGATGCAGTATCGGCAAAGACTTCGACTTGAAAAAACTACGCTATCACAAAATCATCCTGCTCATGGACGCCGACATCGACGGCTATCACATCAGCACCTTGCTCTTAACATTCTTTTTCCGGCACTTGCCCGAGCTCATCAAACAGGGACACGTCTACATCGGCCAACCACCACTCTATCGCATCGAGATCGGCAAAGAAGTCCACTGGGCCGGAACGGATGAGGAAAAAGCACGTATCTTGGGCGAAGCCCGAAGCAACGCCAAACCGACGATCAGCCGCTTCAAAGGACTTGGAGAAATGTTTCCTCAGCAGCTTCGTGAAACCACCCTTCAAACCTCCACACGACGGCTCTTAAAAGTCGAACTACTCGATGAGCTGAACACCGACCGCATCTTCCACGACCTCATGGGGAAAAAAACCGAAGCCCGCTACGAATTCCTCATGGCCAACGCCGGTCAAGCCGAGAATTTAGATGTGTAG
- a CDS encoding UPF0149 family protein — MTTIAHFTKAHESTLIHFLSSSRRPKETFSFPQSSGFLFSIANAPEMILPSEWMPIIFNNEDGQYESQEEASRVLQAMMALFNECGRERVKGKEPLPPGCAIRPQPLDNLDADAPLSQWARGFMIGHDYLHEIWDDCLPESIDEEVGAILMALTFFATPTLAESYHKLAKEPGSFEHLAQTILKIFPDAIHEYALLGRTIFQARCEEGNFPQGPVGSSKIGRNDPCPCGSGKKYKRCCGFN; from the coding sequence GTGACCACGATCGCTCACTTTACGAAAGCCCATGAATCCACCCTGATTCACTTTCTGTCGTCGTCTCGACGCCCCAAAGAGACCTTTTCCTTTCCGCAATCGTCGGGGTTTCTATTCAGCATCGCGAATGCGCCGGAAATGATTCTGCCTTCGGAGTGGATGCCGATAATCTTCAATAACGAAGATGGCCAGTACGAGTCTCAAGAGGAAGCCTCACGTGTCCTTCAGGCCATGATGGCGCTGTTTAATGAGTGCGGGCGGGAACGAGTGAAAGGGAAGGAGCCCCTTCCGCCGGGATGTGCCATCCGACCTCAGCCACTGGATAATTTGGATGCCGACGCGCCACTCAGTCAGTGGGCCCGTGGATTTATGATCGGACACGACTACCTTCATGAAATCTGGGATGATTGTCTTCCCGAGTCAATCGATGAAGAAGTCGGCGCTATCCTCATGGCGCTGACCTTCTTTGCCACACCGACACTCGCCGAGTCTTACCACAAACTGGCCAAGGAGCCAGGAAGCTTTGAGCACCTTGCCCAAACCATTCTCAAGATTTTTCCTGATGCGATACACGAGTACGCGCTGTTGGGACGAACCATCTTTCAAGCGCGATGTGAAGAGGGTAATTTTCCTCAAGGACCGGTGGGAAGCTCTAAAATCGGCCGGAACGATCCCTGCCCATGCGGAAGCGGGAAAAAATATAAAAGATGCTGCGGGTTCAATTGA
- a CDS encoding SagB/ThcOx family dehydrogenase, whose protein sequence is MTFNNLERARRYHEHTKHNFNQYARSLGYMDWANQPDPFRRYEGAPLVSLPLLNPDEEPTSPSYDNLFRPHVISPQPLTINSLSRFFEYALSITAWKEYGGNRWALRSNPSSGNLHPTEGYLIVGEIPEVGLAPGLYHYAPKEHALEQRLRCSSEAIHRLTAPFPSQTCFVGLSSIHWREAWKYGERAFRYCQHDIGHAIGTLRIAAATLGWKMLVLSETSDDTLSTLLGLDRHDDFVDSEKEYPELVAALWPEPSCPPTELPLGLDQIAVNNLAQGTWQGKANRLSRDNPVPWEIIDEVAEATWRSIGKPALVTFSSSPLSSHVQAEKKSSHEVSAGQMIHQRRSAVEFDGRTGISAQRFFHMLTRIMPHGMLPIEQRPMPWDCVLWNPAIHLALFVHRVDGISPGLYFLIRDSSPEKFAELKAAMQEQFLWTKPESCPTDLPLYLLEEGNAQKIAIQVSCWQEIAGASAFSSGMIAEFDQTLATHGSWAYRRLFWETGLIGQILYLEAEAGGVRATGIGCFFDDPVHKVFGFYPQTTYQSLYHFTVGGPIEDTRLTTLPPYGDRVKERSDIETA, encoded by the coding sequence TTGACATTCAATAATCTCGAACGTGCGAGAAGGTACCACGAGCACACCAAGCATAACTTTAATCAATATGCCCGGTCATTGGGTTATATGGATTGGGCGAATCAACCTGATCCATTTCGACGATACGAGGGCGCCCCTCTCGTTAGCCTGCCTCTTCTGAATCCCGATGAAGAACCTACTTCTCCAAGCTACGATAATCTCTTTCGTCCTCATGTCATTTCGCCACAGCCTCTGACGATCAACAGTCTGTCGCGGTTCTTTGAATATGCGCTCTCCATCACCGCATGGAAGGAATATGGCGGCAATCGCTGGGCCTTACGCAGCAACCCGTCCAGTGGCAACCTTCATCCCACGGAAGGATATTTAATCGTTGGAGAAATACCAGAAGTTGGACTTGCCCCTGGGCTGTACCACTATGCACCCAAGGAACATGCGCTCGAGCAGCGACTGCGATGTTCTTCAGAAGCGATCCATCGACTCACCGCACCGTTTCCCTCTCAAACGTGTTTTGTTGGCCTCAGCTCCATTCATTGGCGAGAAGCCTGGAAATATGGGGAACGGGCGTTTCGTTATTGCCAGCATGATATCGGTCATGCCATCGGGACGCTTCGCATCGCCGCCGCGACCTTGGGATGGAAAATGCTGGTACTCAGCGAAACATCCGATGATACTCTGTCAACACTGCTTGGACTCGATCGCCATGATGATTTTGTGGATTCAGAAAAGGAATACCCGGAACTCGTGGCCGCCCTTTGGCCCGAGCCCTCTTGCCCGCCGACGGAACTTCCTCTGGGACTCGATCAGATAGCTGTCAACAATCTCGCGCAAGGAACCTGGCAGGGTAAAGCCAATCGACTGAGTCGCGACAATCCCGTTCCGTGGGAAATCATCGATGAAGTGGCTGAGGCCACATGGAGATCGATAGGAAAGCCTGCCCTGGTCACTTTTTCCTCGTCGCCCCTTTCTTCTCACGTGCAAGCCGAGAAGAAATCATCTCACGAGGTCTCTGCGGGCCAAATGATCCATCAACGCCGAAGCGCCGTGGAGTTCGACGGGCGTACGGGCATTTCCGCTCAACGTTTTTTTCACATGTTGACCCGTATCATGCCCCACGGAATGCTCCCGATCGAACAAAGACCTATGCCGTGGGACTGCGTTCTCTGGAACCCGGCGATCCATCTGGCCCTGTTTGTCCATCGAGTAGACGGCATTTCCCCAGGCCTGTACTTTTTGATCCGGGATTCCTCTCCTGAAAAATTCGCAGAATTGAAGGCGGCGATGCAGGAACAGTTTCTGTGGACGAAACCCGAATCCTGTCCGACCGATCTCCCTTTGTACCTGTTAGAAGAGGGGAACGCCCAAAAGATCGCCATACAAGTCAGTTGCTGGCAGGAAATCGCCGGAGCCAGCGCATTTTCTTCGGGCATGATTGCCGAGTTTGATCAGACCCTCGCAACACATGGTTCATGGGCTTACCGCCGGCTCTTCTGGGAAACAGGCCTCATCGGGCAGATTTTATACCTCGAAGCCGAGGCCGGCGGCGTTCGAGCGACAGGCATTGGGTGCTTTTTTGATGATCCGGTCCATAAAGTGTTTGGATTTTATCCTCAGACAACCTATCAATCGCTGTACCACTTTACCGTCGGCGGCCCAATCGAGGATACACGTCTCACAACACTTCCTCCCTACGGTGACCGTGTGAAGGAAAGGTCTGACATTGAAACAGCCTAG
- a CDS encoding HEPN domain-containing protein: MNQEATDFWQRALQALATGKHIASSDPDAAASRAYYSAFYAVSALFSVEGKTFIRHSGIETAVHRELVKTNRWPRELGEDYAFLLRLRSTGDYGGQMHVTREEALDAIHATERILSAVHQESPKQFPRPAL; the protein is encoded by the coding sequence GTGAACCAAGAAGCGACGGACTTCTGGCAGCGAGCATTGCAAGCCTTGGCAACGGGTAAACACATCGCATCTTCTGATCCAGACGCAGCAGCTTCCCGTGCCTATTATTCAGCCTTCTATGCCGTTTCAGCTCTCTTCTCGGTCGAAGGCAAAACCTTTATTCGACATTCAGGTATAGAGACCGCCGTACATCGCGAATTAGTAAAAACAAATCGCTGGCCACGTGAACTCGGTGAAGACTATGCCTTTTTGCTCCGACTTCGCTCCACCGGGGACTACGGCGGTCAAATGCATGTGACGCGAGAAGAGGCCTTAGATGCGATTCATGCAACTGAGCGAATACTCTCTGCTGTCCATCAAGAAAGCCCCAAACAGTTTCCACGCCCGGCACTGTAG
- a CDS encoding DNA-3-methyladenine glycosylase, whose amino-acid sequence MKQPSPLPQSFFNRPTLTVAKDLLGKFLMRQTASGIVVARIVDVEAYIGQEDKACHASKGRTKRSEVLFGPAGYTYVYLIYGMYDLLNFVTERLDFPAAILIRGVEIVEQDTEILSQPIRIDGPGRVCRRLAIDRTLNRIDATTGQSIWVEDRGEKISRKQIHASPRIGVDYAGEWALKPWRFFLPPAKRTVKL is encoded by the coding sequence TTGAAACAGCCTAGCCCTCTGCCTCAATCATTTTTTAATCGGCCCACGCTAACCGTCGCGAAGGACCTTTTGGGAAAGTTTTTGATGCGTCAAACGGCTTCGGGAATCGTCGTGGCGAGAATCGTGGATGTCGAAGCCTATATCGGCCAAGAGGACAAAGCCTGCCATGCCTCCAAAGGCCGGACCAAACGATCAGAGGTGTTATTCGGCCCAGCAGGGTACACCTATGTCTATTTGATTTATGGAATGTACGACCTTCTCAACTTCGTGACCGAGCGACTCGATTTTCCCGCGGCCATTCTGATCCGGGGCGTGGAAATCGTCGAACAAGACACGGAAATACTCTCTCAACCCATCCGCATCGATGGCCCGGGACGGGTATGCCGGCGATTAGCCATAGACCGGACACTCAACCGCATCGATGCTACAACCGGACAATCGATCTGGGTCGAAGACCGCGGGGAGAAAATTTCCAGAAAGCAAATACACGCGTCCCCTCGTATCGGCGTGGATTACGCTGGTGAATGGGCTCTCAAACCCTGGCGATTTTTCCTGCCCCCGGCCAAACGGACTGTAAAACTCTGA